From a single Aquarana catesbeiana isolate 2022-GZ linkage group LG09, ASM4218655v1, whole genome shotgun sequence genomic region:
- the LOC141107780 gene encoding ADP-ribosylation factor 6-like yields MGHMLSRVFGNKEMRILMLGLDAAGKTTILYKLKLGQSVTTIPTVGFNVETVTYKNVKFNVWDVGGQDKIRPLWRHYYTGTQGLIFVVDCADRDRIDEARQELHRIINDREMRDAIILIFANKQDLVDAMKPHEIQEKLGLTRIRDRNWYVQPSCANTGEGLYEGLMWLTSNYKS; encoded by the coding sequence ATGGGGCATATGCTATCCAGAGTGTTCGGGAACAAAGAGATGCGAATATTGATGTTGGGTCTAGACGCCGCTGGGAAGACCACCATTTTGTACAAGCTGAAGTTGGGCCAGTCCGTCACCACCATTCCCACCGTAGGTTTCAATGTGGAAACTGTGACCTACAAGAATGTCAAGTTCAATGTGTGGGACGTTGGTGGCCAGGACAAGATCCGTCCCCTCTGGCGACACTATTATACGGGCACGCAGGGCCTTATATTTGTAGTAGACTGTGCTGACCGAGATCGTATCGACGAAGCACGGCAAGAGTTGCACCGCATAATTAATGACCGAGAAATGAGGGATGCCATCATACTAATTTTCGCCAACAAACAGGACCTGGTGGATGCCATGAAGCCACATGAAATCCAGGAAAAGCTTGGACTAACTCGTATCAGGGATAGGAACTGGTACGTCCAGCCGTCATGTGCCAACACCGGAGAGGGACTCTATGAGGGCCTCATGTGGCTAACTTCAAACTACAAATCTTAA